TAAAATGTGGTCCTGGCTCTGAGGCACCATGGTGCTTCTTTGATTCCATGGCTGACAGGAAAGGTATTTCACTTATAtgcatctattttattttgtatttatcattGATGGCTATTTAATTCTGTTAAAcatcttaatattaatagttttgttagtatcttttatcaaattaaatttttattattactaggAGAGCAAAATGGATACAATATACCAGAAATGGTGCCATGTCCAGATTTTCCTTACTGGTTGAGTGAGGAAGGAGGAAATTATCTGACCGAATTGACAGACGATCGTCATTTACCGGAACATGCAAAACGTTTACTTTGTGACGCGTATATGTGCATGTATCAATCCCCTGATGTTATGATGTATAAATAAGTTTAACAGAATCATTTAAGtatatttcagattttaagtatcatattttaaataacgatCTATTGTAGTATTCCTATATTTGAACAAAGTGCAATATTCTACTGATTGCTTTCTTTGATCATGcaatataagtttatataaatgaacGTAATACGCGCTATTACCAAGGCAATTTGAGAATCTCAATCTTCTTATGTACAAAAGTAGAAATATATGCAATTTGTGGTGCcagaaaatatgtataattataaaaaattaattatagatacAGTTACATATATTGGATAGCagataatatagatttaaagacttctataaaatttctatttactttttaaacaaacaaacataataaaataaaaaagaaataaaaaacttttcttatttttttttttaattaatgctaAGATCATATCTgacaaaaagttataatatttatttacttaaatctTAAATCGGtataaaaatggtaaaaaacttttctaaacataatattatattcaaattctaTGATATAACTAGAGCATTAGAGAAATTAGAGTTTACAAAACTCTCAAAATCCctacatacaaaaaaataacacgtGCAACCAACAGATCCTAAAGTTCCTTAAGTAAGAGGTAGGACGCCATAGAGCTTATATACCTGGAAATTTTCCATTACAATGTGGTGTGGTTAATGTGGAACACactgtatattatattgtataattattttaatttttttgtagaaaaaaaataatttatgtaatttcaatGAGTTGAAACTAATGATTTGAATCAAGCGCCCTATTAATGGCGGACGGTGTCCAAATTCTGCGacttatttttgtaaagaaagCAATTACGAAGCGCAATATCAAGTTACAATGTAAAAGTTATACGATCAGTTACGATTTATATTACCGCTGACTCTATAAACAGAGTATAATGTATGATCCCTCTAGTACATAACGATAATGATCCATCGTTACGAAATTGTCTGATAAAACTGataacacacacacgcatCTGATAAACTGGTTAATTGGCGTACTCGGTCCACATCAAGCGAGTGTAATGAACACGCTCGAGGCTTCGACCGACCAATTTTGCTTCATCAACGGGGCGACTCGAGTGACCCGAAGCGCAGGACGCGGTTAAACGAATTAATTCATTTGTGTAATTTGCCGCAACAAAGTGCCAAGTCTCGTGAATAAAGTATGCTCATTGAATTAGCTCGAAAGCTGTCGCAtcctattaattatattatcgttACAAgcagcatcgtttgtttataAACAGTGGGATATCATTGTACactgtaaatataacaatctCTATTCTTACGACGTAGATcaaaataaagcaattaaCTTTGAAGGTAAATTACTTTTCAGTAGATATAAATATCTGAGTTGATAACTGTTTACAATATTCTTCGTATCGCATGCAGATGCAGTGGTTAGCCATGATAATGTGCCTATATGCTGGTGTAGTCAGTGCACGTACCGAGGAGGATCAGCAGACCTCAAGCACAAACGGAGTTTCCAGTTTACTTCCAGAACAATGCTTCTACAGACCACAAACAGACTGTCCAGATGTGGATGGAAGTTCCAATAAATGTCCTTGCAAGAGGATCACACTTGCAAATATGCCCGAGGGCAATGCTGCGCTTTGTTGTAATACAGACAAACGGGCTCTAGAATATGGTCTTTCTTGCATAGGTGAGCATTGTACTACGAAAACATCTGTCGAAGTTGCTGATTGCGGCATGAATTTCCATTGCAAATCATTATAATCGAGTATCGTGTTCTAGGATTCTCATCAAACATaagttatatacatatacgtaaTGCAACCTTGGATGAGTTTGATGCAAATGAAACCCGTTGGAGGATGTTGAAATCTCTGGCTATAACTGATGGCAAAATTAAACGGGTGATGGGCCAGTTTCTTATAATGGCACCCACACAGTGCCtgaatttctcaaataatgcGCTAGTCGAGGTAGAGAGTAACTCGCTCAAGTGGTTAGCGCTTCTCAGCATTTTGGATCTGTCTTATAATAATCTCACTCACCTTCCAGCTTTGAATACAATGAACGGTCGGGAATTCTGGCTCGATATCTCAGGTAATGAAGCTATAGAGAACATCTGGTACAGCTGAATCATTATCTTGATTAAACATAACACTTGTTAACATACCGTTGTGTGCCTTTTTCTGTAGGAACAAACACACTCTGGTGCCACGacatatatcaatatatcaataaaacgGGCGAAAAGCAAATTACGTTTAATCGCGAAAATGAGACAGTGTGTTCCGCAAATGCAACATGGCACTGGTTTAACACTACTGAACAAGTTCCTCTTACACAAGTTCTTTACCTCAGTTTGGTATGTCTAAATGCGTGTAATGCCGCATGAGATATACGAGATAatcagaattaattttgatttttatagtTGCAAACAGAATGCCCAAAAGGTGATACCTGGCAATGCCTATGTGATATCAAAAGATTAGACATTATCGAAGGCAAGCCACCTACTAATGCTGTAAATGTGGACTGTAGCGGAATGCAGTTAACGGAATTGCCTGAAAAACTTCCGCAAAACACTATATCGCTTAatgtttcttataataatgtaCGTGTAAAGTGTTAACAATACACTACATCACTTTTAAACTTCTGTATAACGCAATTATGctccaaatttttctttttcagattACAGTTTTAGACAATCTGAGTACAAATCCGTGTTACGAAGATCTGCGAGAGTTTTATGcagattataataatatttcttcaataaacatattggagggCGCCAAGTTTCTGGACAATTATGCCTATCTAAGTTTacgatacaataaaattaagtcAGTAAGTAAGAAAATAGACAAttattaatgtacatataacaatatcacacatattctaaatataacaatatgttTAGCTGCCAACATACATATTGAGTTCACACAATAAGAATTTCTTAAGCTCGAGAAACCTGGTAAAGCTGGGAGGTAACAAGTTGCATTGCGACTGCAATACTGCTAAGCATTTAAAGGTATCGTATCcttatgaaaaatatcgaacAGTTGCGTGTAACTTTACAGACTTTTCATTCCCTTTCGCTTTAGACATGGTTGCAAACGCGGATACTGGATGCCGACGAAGTAATGTGTGAAAATGTAAAGGAAAAAGTTATAGATCTAGAACCGTCCAAGATGTGCGTATATCCGGGAGACTGGacagattatatatattacattatcgcCACGGAGGTAATACTTCTGATAAGTTTGATCACCAAAGTATTGTATGACTATTGGGTGTTTAAGACTTCTGGTTATATTCCGTGGCCAGCGAATAAAATGCCGAAACTGCCGTGTGATTGGCTGTGCGATGGGTGAAATGTAGAATACGCGAACGCGTATGAAATTTTCTACTGTCACAAATGCgcaataagaatatatttgtcatttttatcaGGATATACTAAATGTGTGTTTTGGCAactaatatatcaattatctATGGTATACATAGAGTACTATGGTATagagtaatatttttcgatatttcatTCAAAAGCaggatttttataaagttaatcTCTGTACAAAAGTCCATGACAAATTTTTTGGTCAAATTTACACTATTTCTTAggagatttatatattgacaAGTTGAGGAATTCatcatatgtaataattttatacgtatgtaattatacaattgcaaatgtcatataaaaataaagaatttacaaGCGATTTTGTTACGGAAAAAGATCTTGTACTTAATTCACATTGCTTTGCGAAGAGATGGTATCCTACTTACGCTTCTTCCTCTAGTTTCGATTGTTTTTCGATGCGCGATTTCCGTTTATGTCGCTTGTATGTGGGCACAGTTGATATCCTTTCGCGCGCGGGTGCTGTACGCTCCAGTTTACGTCGCTCTTTCTTATTATGCTTCTTCTTCATAGCCAACATATAATCCGGTACATCACACCCGGAAGCGCGCATAACTGCTGCGATGCtaatgagaaaaagaaaaatgcacaATGTGTttcatattgtttttattgcaGTATGTACGactgtaaaaataagaaataataaatacctTCGTAGATTTACCGTATCCTGTTGAGTAAAAAACGTTATAGCCTTTCCCTTGTGACCCGCACGACCGGTGCGACCTGTTTCGGAAAATGTTcgaataagaaaattttcgaAGATCAATACCGTTCTGTTTCTTTAACAAGTATACCGCGTTCTCGGCGGTGTGCAACATCTCATTTCTATATAGAACATAATGGCGAACCGAATTGATAATGACCATTCTTTATATTCTATGCGAGAACATGACCTTTTACTGAGCACCTCTCTGTATAGTTGCATTGTGTGTGAGCTTATATTAAAACCATCAAAGGAGGAGAAAAATGTCTGTTTGTCATTAACAATAGCAGAGTgagagaaaaagggagaaTATTCTACATCTTTAGaggtatattatataactgtaTAATTCTCTGATAATATCAAATGCACATAAATTCAGCTgtcagtatatattttaagttcaAACGCTTAATAAGAATTTCTTGAAAACTTGGTTAAACTAGAAAATGATAAGTTGCATTGCATATaagtatttgataatattttaagtatttgaAGGTATCGTGTTTCTAAGTAAGTAAA
This window of the Linepithema humile isolate Giens D197 chromosome 1, Lhum_UNIL_v1.0, whole genome shotgun sequence genome carries:
- the hfw gene encoding protein halfway isoform X2; translation: MQWLAMIMCLYAGVVSARTEEDQQTSSTNGVSSLLPEQCFYRPQTDCPDVDGSSNKCPCKRITLANMPEGNAALCCNTDKRALEYGLSCIGFSSNISYIHIRNATLDEFDANETRWRMLKSLAITDGKIKRVMGQFLIMAPTQCLNFSNNALVEVESNSLKWLALLSILDLSYNNLTHLPALNTMNGREFWLDISGTNTLWCHDIYQYINKTGEKQITFNRENETVCSANATWHWFNTTEQVPLTQVLYLSLLQTECPKGDTWQCLCDIKRLDIIEGKPPTNAVNVDCSGMQLTELPEKLPQNTISLNVSYNNITVLDNLSTNPCYEDLREFYADYNNISSINILEGAKFLDNYAYLSLRYNKIKSLPTYILSSHNKNFLSSRNLVKLGGNKLHCDCNTAKHLKTWLQTRILDADEVMCENVKEKVIDLEPSKMCVYPGDWTDYIYYIIATEVILLISLITKVLYDYWVFKTSGYIPWPANKMPKLPCDWLCDG
- the hfw gene encoding protein halfway isoform X1, giving the protein MQMQWLAMIMCLYAGVVSARTEEDQQTSSTNGVSSLLPEQCFYRPQTDCPDVDGSSNKCPCKRITLANMPEGNAALCCNTDKRALEYGLSCIGFSSNISYIHIRNATLDEFDANETRWRMLKSLAITDGKIKRVMGQFLIMAPTQCLNFSNNALVEVESNSLKWLALLSILDLSYNNLTHLPALNTMNGREFWLDISGTNTLWCHDIYQYINKTGEKQITFNRENETVCSANATWHWFNTTEQVPLTQVLYLSLLQTECPKGDTWQCLCDIKRLDIIEGKPPTNAVNVDCSGMQLTELPEKLPQNTISLNVSYNNITVLDNLSTNPCYEDLREFYADYNNISSINILEGAKFLDNYAYLSLRYNKIKSLPTYILSSHNKNFLSSRNLVKLGGNKLHCDCNTAKHLKTWLQTRILDADEVMCENVKEKVIDLEPSKMCVYPGDWTDYIYYIIATEVILLISLITKVLYDYWVFKTSGYIPWPANKMPKLPCDWLCDG